DNA from Leptospira mayottensis 200901116:
CGGATTCTTTTTCGGTTGGATTGGTCTTTTGGAAGGTATTATTCGTGAAATCAAAAAAGATAAAGGCGAAGATTATCGTGTAATCGGAACGGGAGGGTTGGTGACTGTCATCGACGCCGCTCATCCAGGAATCTTCGATAAAATCGATCCACTTTTGACTTTACGCGGATTGCAGATTTTACACAAAATGAATTCTTAGGACTTGCCTACAAGCTTTTGCCGTGATTGCAAGAGTCCATCCTAAAGTCCGAAAAAACGGCTCTGAAAGAGGGTTTTACTACCCTTTTAACAAACCGCTTGAAAGGATCTTTTCGAAGCGGTTTTGAAAAATCGAATTTGATTTAAAAACGATGAATTTCTAAATTAAAATCTATCGTTCTTTGGTTTTGCAACGTTTACTTTCAAATTACGCGTAAGAACGTTTTTTCCGTCTAAATCCTTGATCGCTTTGTCGGCTTCGTCCTTGTTGGGCATTTCGACAAAACCGAATCCTTTGGATTTCCCGGAATACTGATCCGTGATTATTTTTACGGAATTAACGGTTCCATGAACTCTGAAAAGATCACCTAACGTTCCTTCGTTCAGATCGTAAGAAAGATTTCCTACATAAATGTTGATTGGCATATTTACCTCTTATAGTTGTAAATTAGATCAGCTATCTAGATTTAAAAACAGCTTTTCCCGCAAACAGGATGTAGAAGAATTTTAGAGATGCAGGACTTAGAAAGAAAAGCAAACTTTAAGATAGGACTACGTTCAGAAGTTAAAAAATCGAATGAATAACTGTTATTCTTTATCCATACTTATCGACGGAATTTTCTTTGGCAATACTAAATTTTCTTTAACTTCGATTCAAAAAGAAGGTAACATAATCGCCGGGATATTCTAGTAAAAGGATTTTTCTACAAAGTGAACACTGCGTAATAGAGTGTTTTCTATGACTAAAAGATGGGTTTGAGCTGAAATTCGCGGCACTGATGGGGCTTTTAAGGACGTGGGAAAAAGGAGATATAGAACCGTTTTATCAAATGAGTTCCGATCCGATTGTGGTGGAATATTTTCCGGCTCTTTTATCAAAAAACGATTCTTTGAAAAGATGAAAACTCATTTTGCGGAATTCGGATACGGGCTTTGGATGTTAGAGGCGAAACAAGCAAAAAAATGGGTCGGTTTTACCTGATTTTTGAATGTCACTTTTTATGCTTCGTTTACTCCCGCCTCGGTTGGAGATTGAATTCTTCTTTTTGGAATCACTGAGGCTGCATCTTTTTGCCTACTCGAACCATTCAAACTTTCAAAGTCTTTTACTTCCATTAAAAATGTACGTTCTCCAGTCGGTTATGAAAAGAATTGACTTAAGGAAATCGGCTTGTTTCAGAATCCGGAATTTCCCATTGAACATAGCTTACCCGAACACGTTCTTTACCAAATTACGCATAGAATTTACTTTCAAAAGAAGATAAACCACCCCATTTGTAGAAGGTTATAAGTAGAATTTTCTATAACACCGGTTCATTTACTTAGAGTCTGCCTTAAAAACCTGAAAAGAAATCAGCTCCAATCATTCCATAAGTTCGTAATAAAACGTAGAAGTCCCACATTCAGAGGATTGATGACAGTGTCGTTCGTA
Protein-coding regions in this window:
- a CDS encoding RNA recognition motif domain-containing protein; translated protein: MPINIYVGNLSYDLNEGTLGDLFRVHGTVNSVKIITDQYSGKSKGFGFVEMPNKDEADKAIKDLDGKNVLTRNLKVNVAKPKNDRF